The Verrucomicrobiota bacterium sequence CCGTTTGACAGCTACCTGGCGCTGCGCGGGCTCAAAACGCTCGCGGTACGGATGGAACGCCACTGCGCGAACGCCGCCGGGTTGGCGGCGTGGCTTGAGGGCCACCCTAAAGTCCGCCAGGTGAATTATCCCGGCCTGGAATCCCACCCCCAGCACGCGCTTGCAAAAAAACAGATGCGAGGCTTCGGCGGCATGATCGCCGCGTATCTGGATAGCGATCTCGATGGGGTCCGCCGCTTTTTGGAGAGCACCCGCCTTTTCGCCCTGGCCGAAAGCCTGGGAGGCGTTGAAAGTCTCATCGAACATCCGGGCCTGATGACTCACGGATCCATCCCGGCGCCCCAGCGGGCAGCCTTGGGAATCGACGACAGCCTGGTCCGGCTTTCGGTGGGGATCGAGGATTACAACGACCTTGAAGCTGACCTCGCGTACGCGCTGGAGCAGGTGTGAACGGGTGAGTCCTGCCTTGAGCCGGGCGACCTCCTACCAACCGATCTTGTTCCGGTCCCGGAAAAAGCTCCCGGTCAGACTTGAAGGCGCTTCTACGGCGAGCCAGACGATGGTGTCCGCACCCTGTGCGACCGAGCGTGTGGCGCTCGGTCCCCCCATGTCCGTGCGAACCCAGCCAGGGCAGACCGCATTCACGGCAATACGGTGCTGCCGCAGAGTCTGGTCAAGCATCAACGTGATTCCGTTCAGGGTCAGCTTCGAGAGGCAGTAAGATGGAACGTCCGGCGAAAGGCCGTCGAGCGCACCGTAGCCGCTGGAAACGTTGATAACCCGGGCTTCGCCGGATTTCTGCAGGTAAGGAAGGAACTCCTGGGCGACGCGCAGGGCGCCGAACGCGTTCGTCTGGAAAGTCGTTGCCAATTGTTGCCGGGTCACGGATAAAATGTTCACGCCTTCATCCGGGTAAATGCCCGCGTTATTGACGAGGACGTCAAGACGATCGTGACCCTTGCCAAACGCGGCGGCCGCTTCATGCATGCTCGCATCATCGGCTACATCGAGCGGTAAAAATTCGGCGTTGTCCGGCAACTTCGCGAGCGCTGCCTTGCCGGCGTGGGGATTGCGCGCCGCCAGCACCACATGAAAATCCCTGGCGGCCAACTGCCGCGCGACCTCAAATCCTATGCCTTTATTGGCGCCGGTAACCAGCGCAACCTTTTGGTTAGCCATACGCAATTTTACCGGAGCTTCGCAGCCGGACAACCGCCGCGGTTATCATCCAACGGCATATCCCGGCGTTACACGGCACCCGCCGCGCACCGTTTCCGCCATTTGAACGCATCCGTTCCGCCACTGCGGTCGAAACGTTGAAAAATATAACCTATGGACAACAATAACATCCCTCTTAACAAAGAAACGTTGAAGCTGGCTTCCGACCTCTCGCTTGCCGCCGGTTTTCTTTCCATCGCGGCTTCCATCATCAGCTGGTTTTCGAGGCGGAGCGAAGATCGAGCGCATGCTGAACGGTTCGGTATTTTCATCGGGCTTTGGGTGCCGAGCCTTTTTGCCTTGTCCCACCGGCTTGCCCGCGCGGCTGCCGAACAATAGGAAACTCCTCCTTTCCGATGCCGGCGCCAGTCACGCGGTCTCCGCGCCGGCCGCCAGTCCCGTCTCGAGGGCTGGTATTCCCGGATCGCAACGCGGCATTTTTTATGGATCCGCCGGCTGTTGCTGTTCACGGCCGAAAAGTACTTGCAGGACGGGTCGCCTTGCGCGTATCTTCGCCCGCTTCGCTGGAGGGGGGGTATAGCTCAGTTGGTAGAGCGTCTCGTTCGCAATGAGAAGGTCAGGGGTTCGAATCCCCTTACCTCCACCATGAAGGGAGGCCGGAAGGCGGTCCTGAAGCTTTTCCAGGCGCCGGCATACCCGATTTTAAAGGGAGGGGCTTACGATCACATCCATTCCTGCCTTTAATCCGACACACGCGCAGGTTGCGTGCCCGCCCTCAGGAGAACCGGATTGCGCCGGGGTCAAGGTTCCGGCCG is a genomic window containing:
- a CDS encoding SDR family NAD(P)-dependent oxidoreductase is translated as MANQKVALVTGANKGIGFEVARQLAARDFHVVLAARNPHAGKAALAKLPDNAEFLPLDVADDASMHEAAAAFGKGHDRLDVLVNNAGIYPDEGVNILSVTRQQLATTFQTNAFGALRVAQEFLPYLQKSGEARVINVSSGYGALDGLSPDVPSYCLSKLTLNGITLMLDQTLRQHRIAVNAVCPGWVRTDMGGPSATRSVAQGADTIVWLAVEAPSSLTGSFFRDRNKIGW